Part of the Deinococcus fonticola genome is shown below.
CGCAGTGTTCTCGCTGGCCCGCGACGTGAGCGTGCTGGTGTACGGGCAGATCATCGCCAGTGGCACGCCGGACGCCATCAAGAACGACCCGGAAGTGCAGAAAGCTTACCTGGGGGACGACCATGCGGCCTGAGTCGGCATCACCTGAGTCTGGGCCACCTGAGTCTGCGCTGCTGGAAGTCACCGACCTGCACGGCGGGTACGGCAGCGCCAGAGTCCTGCACGGCCTTTCGTTCCGCGTCGGCAAAGGCGAAACGCACGCCCTGCTGGGCCGCAACGGCATGGGCAAAACCACCACCGTCCGCACCCTCATGGGGCTGAATGCCGCGCGTTCAGGACGCATTCTGTTCGACGGGCAGGACATGACCAAGCTCTCGCCGGAAGCCGTCGTGGCGCGCGGGCTGGCGGTCGTGCCGGAAGGCCGGCAGGTGTTCCCGAACCTCAGCGTCGAAGAACACCTGATTGCCTTTCACCTGAAGCGCCACGGCAACCACTGGACACCGGGGCGTGTCTACGAGCTGTTCCCCCGCCTGCACGAACGCCGTCACCATGGAGGGCAGCAACTCTCGGGCGGCGAACAGCAGATGCTGGCGATTGGCCGGGCGCTGATCACCAACCCGAAGCTCCTGATTCTGGATGAAGCCACCGAGGGCCTGGCTCCGCTCATGCGCGAGGAAGTGTGGCGTTGCCTCACCCTGCTGCGGGAAAGCGGGCAGAGCATCCTGGTGATCGACAAGTACGTGCGCCGCCTGATGACCCTGGCCGACCAGCACACCATCCTGGAACGCGGGCAGGTCGTGTGGCAGGGCAACAGTGCCCAGCTGGAAGCCGACAAAACCGCCTGGGAGTACCTGAGCGTGTAGAGCCGTGAACCCGGTGTCCTGCCAGAAATGACGTTCAGCCCCTCCCCTCAGACCCTTTGACGGAAATCCGACGAGAATCCAATGACTGACCCACATCAAAACCTGTTTGACCCTGCGGTGAACACGGAGTACATGCCGTCTCAGAGCGTGCCCAACGCGCGGGAGTATTTCGGGGCGTGGGCGCGGGACAGTGCTGCCCTGCGTGAACAGCACCCGCCGCAGGAACTGGCTTACGGCCACGGCGAGCATGAGCGCCTGGACGTGTTTGAACCCGTGGGCGAGGCGCGGGCGACCCTGCTGTTCATTCACGGCGGGTACTGGAAAGCGTTCTACAAAGATCACTTCTCTTATGTGGGCGCGCCACTTCTGCGGGAGGGCGTGCGCGTGGCGGTCATGAGTTACGACCTTGCGCCGGGGGTGACGCTGCGGCAGATCGTGCGGCAGGCGCGTGAAGCGGCCTCGCTGGTAGCCCAGTCGTATCCAGGCCCGCTGTTCGTTTCCGGGCACTCGGCGGGCGGCCACCTGACGGCCATGATTCACTGCACCGACTGGCCGGCCGAAGGACTGCCTGCGCCGCAACTGGCGGGCAGCATCGGCATCAGCGGCCTGTACGACCTGCTGCCCCTGCGTCTCACCGAACTGCAACCGGACTTGAACCTCAGTGAAGACGAGGCCCGTGCCCTCAGCCCTATCAGCCACCCGCCCACCAGCCCGGCCCCGTTCATCGTGGCGGTCGGCGCCCTGGAGTCCAAGTCTTTCCACGACCAGAGCGGCAAGCTCACTGCGGCCTGGCCCACCGTCGCCTCCCCGCCCAACGACCTGCCTGGACGCCACCACTTCGACGCCCCGGACGACCTGCTGACGCTACTCCAACCGTTGCTCGACCGCCTGAATCCTGAGCCTCTTGACCCTTAATTCCCTGGCCTGACCAGCCCGAAGGAGTGCCATGTTCGATGAATTCAAAGTGAATGACCTGCTGCAACCCGATGAACGCCTGGTGCGCGAGTCGATCCGTTCCTACTGTGACGAGGAACTCATGCCCCAGATCGCCGACTGGTGGGATTCCGGAGATTTTCCTGTCAAGGACGTGATGAAGCAGTTTGGCAGCATGGGCCTGCTCGGCCCGACCATTGCCGAGGAATACGGCGGCGCGGGCGCATCCTACAGTGCCTACGGCGCGATGATGTACGAACTGGAGCGCGTGGACAGCGGTCTGCGCAGCGCGGCGAGCGTGCAGGGCAGCCTGGTGATGTTTCCCATCCATGAATTCGGCAGCGAGGAGCAGAAGAAGAAATGGCTGCCCGGGCTGGCTGCGGGCGAGTTGATCGGTTGCTTCGGCCTGACCGAACCCGACGGCGGCTCCG
Proteins encoded:
- a CDS encoding ABC transporter ATP-binding protein, which produces MRPESASPESGPPESALLEVTDLHGGYGSARVLHGLSFRVGKGETHALLGRNGMGKTTTVRTLMGLNAARSGRILFDGQDMTKLSPEAVVARGLAVVPEGRQVFPNLSVEEHLIAFHLKRHGNHWTPGRVYELFPRLHERRHHGGQQLSGGEQQMLAIGRALITNPKLLILDEATEGLAPLMREEVWRCLTLLRESGQSILVIDKYVRRLMTLADQHTILERGQVVWQGNSAQLEADKTAWEYLSV
- a CDS encoding alpha/beta hydrolase, producing MTDPHQNLFDPAVNTEYMPSQSVPNAREYFGAWARDSAALREQHPPQELAYGHGEHERLDVFEPVGEARATLLFIHGGYWKAFYKDHFSYVGAPLLREGVRVAVMSYDLAPGVTLRQIVRQAREAASLVAQSYPGPLFVSGHSAGGHLTAMIHCTDWPAEGLPAPQLAGSIGISGLYDLLPLRLTELQPDLNLSEDEARALSPISHPPTSPAPFIVAVGALESKSFHDQSGKLTAAWPTVASPPNDLPGRHHFDAPDDLLTLLQPLLDRLNPEPLDP